A single genomic interval of Plantibacter sp. Leaf314 harbors:
- a CDS encoding excinuclease ABC subunit UvrA, which yields MPEHAPEASDPFVRVRGANENNLRNVDVDVPRDAIVAFTGVSGSGKSSLAFGTIFTEAQRRYLESVAPYARRLIQQGHDPHVDSISGLPPAVALQQRRGAPSSRSSVGTVTTLSNSLRMLFSRAGTFPEGFTTRLDSDAFSPNTAVGACPECHGIGVAHTVTEDSLVPDPSLSIREGAIAAWPGAWQAKNLRDITIALGYDVDRPWRELDQEDRDWILFTEEQPVVQITPQRDRVAKPYNGMFWSAKQYVFHTLSDSKSQMMRNKVLQFVRSGPCPLCHGTGLRREALAVTFAGRTIAELNALPMTELAEVIRPTTELTDAAPALPTTLSGERTDVAVAITTDLLARIGVLTDLGLGYLGLGRVTTTLSPGEMQRLRLATQLRSGLFGVVYVLDEPSAGLHPADAEPLLDVLEQLKRSGNSVYVVEHNMDVVRNADWIVDVGPGAGEGGGEVLYSGAVSGLADVEASATRPFLFPEAAGSADARRALREPRGWLKVEGISLHNLAGVDAEIPLGTFVAVTGVSGSGKSTLVSRVLRDVVRDHLRAGGDRDDVLDEDDATDEPDATGAGLAEATVPDGHADTLSVRRTTGLEHIDRLVRVDQKPIGRTPRSNLATYTGLFDAVRAAFAATDLARERGYSAGRFSFNVAGGRCETCLGEGFVSVELLFLPGSYGKCPTCGGARYNAETLEVTYDGKSIADVLALTVEQAADFLASVPAAARSLRTLLEVGLGYLRLGQPATELSGGEAQRIKLATELQRVRRGHTLYLLDEPTTGLHPSDVRRLLAQLNALVDSGDTVVVVEHEMDVVAAADWVIDLGPSGGDAGGRIVSAGTPDTLAADPASRTAPYLAKRLALLGEAPSPEDTSAG from the coding sequence ATGCCCGAACACGCCCCCGAAGCATCCGACCCGTTCGTCCGCGTCCGGGGAGCCAACGAGAACAACCTCCGCAACGTGGACGTCGACGTCCCCCGCGACGCGATCGTCGCCTTCACGGGCGTCTCCGGTTCCGGGAAGTCGTCCCTCGCGTTCGGGACCATCTTCACCGAGGCGCAGCGCCGGTACCTGGAGTCCGTCGCCCCCTACGCCCGGCGACTGATCCAGCAGGGCCACGACCCGCACGTCGACTCCATCTCGGGTCTTCCGCCGGCGGTCGCCCTGCAGCAGCGCCGCGGTGCCCCCAGCTCACGCTCCAGCGTCGGCACCGTCACCACGCTCTCGAACTCCCTCCGCATGCTCTTCTCGCGCGCCGGCACCTTCCCCGAGGGCTTCACGACCCGGCTCGACTCCGACGCGTTCTCCCCGAACACCGCCGTCGGCGCCTGCCCCGAGTGCCACGGCATCGGCGTCGCGCACACGGTCACGGAGGACTCCCTCGTGCCCGACCCGTCGCTCAGCATCCGCGAGGGCGCGATCGCCGCCTGGCCCGGAGCCTGGCAGGCGAAGAACCTCCGCGACATCACCATCGCGCTCGGCTACGACGTCGACCGGCCGTGGCGCGAGCTCGATCAGGAGGACCGCGACTGGATCCTCTTCACCGAGGAGCAGCCGGTGGTGCAGATCACCCCGCAACGCGACCGGGTCGCGAAGCCGTACAACGGCATGTTCTGGAGCGCCAAGCAGTACGTCTTCCACACCCTCTCCGACTCCAAGAGCCAGATGATGCGGAACAAGGTGCTGCAGTTCGTCCGCTCCGGCCCCTGCCCGCTGTGCCACGGCACCGGGCTCCGCCGTGAGGCCCTGGCCGTCACCTTCGCCGGCCGGACCATCGCCGAGCTCAACGCCCTCCCGATGACGGAACTCGCCGAGGTCATCCGGCCGACGACCGAGCTGACCGACGCCGCACCGGCGCTCCCGACGACACTCTCCGGCGAGCGCACCGACGTGGCCGTCGCCATCACGACCGACCTCCTCGCGCGCATCGGGGTCCTCACCGACCTCGGCCTCGGCTATCTGGGGCTCGGCCGGGTGACGACGACGTTGTCCCCGGGTGAGATGCAGCGACTCCGACTGGCGACCCAGCTGCGGTCCGGGCTCTTCGGGGTCGTCTACGTGCTCGACGAGCCGTCGGCGGGCCTCCACCCGGCCGATGCTGAGCCCCTGCTCGACGTGCTGGAGCAGCTCAAACGCTCGGGCAACTCGGTGTACGTCGTCGAGCACAACATGGACGTCGTCCGGAACGCCGACTGGATCGTCGACGTCGGACCGGGTGCCGGCGAGGGCGGCGGCGAGGTGCTCTACAGCGGTGCGGTCTCAGGGCTCGCCGACGTCGAGGCCTCGGCGACGCGTCCCTTCCTCTTCCCCGAAGCGGCCGGGTCGGCCGACGCTCGTCGTGCGCTGCGGGAACCGCGCGGATGGCTGAAGGTCGAGGGCATCAGCCTGCACAACCTCGCCGGTGTCGACGCGGAGATCCCCCTGGGCACCTTCGTGGCGGTTACGGGCGTCTCGGGTTCCGGTAAGTCGACGCTCGTGAGCCGGGTCCTCCGCGACGTCGTCCGGGACCACCTGCGCGCAGGCGGCGACCGTGACGACGTACTCGACGAGGACGACGCGACGGACGAGCCGGATGCGACCGGCGCCGGTCTGGCCGAGGCGACCGTCCCGGACGGGCACGCTGACACCCTGTCCGTCCGCCGCACGACGGGCCTCGAGCACATCGACCGCCTCGTGCGGGTGGACCAGAAGCCGATCGGACGCACGCCGCGCTCGAACCTCGCGACCTACACCGGACTCTTCGACGCCGTCCGCGCGGCCTTCGCCGCAACGGACCTGGCCCGCGAGCGCGGCTACTCGGCCGGCCGGTTCTCGTTCAACGTCGCGGGCGGCCGCTGCGAGACCTGTCTCGGTGAGGGCTTCGTCTCCGTCGAACTCCTGTTCCTCCCCGGTAGCTACGGCAAGTGCCCGACCTGTGGTGGCGCGCGTTACAACGCGGAGACGCTCGAGGTCACCTACGACGGGAAGTCGATCGCCGACGTGCTCGCGCTGACCGTGGAGCAGGCGGCGGACTTCCTCGCGTCCGTTCCGGCGGCGGCACGGAGCCTCCGCACCCTGCTCGAGGTCGGCCTCGGGTATCTGCGGCTCGGCCAGCCGGCCACCGAACTGTCGGGCGGCGAAGCGCAGCGCATCAAGCTCGCGACGGAACTGCAGCGGGTGCGCCGCGGGCACACCCTCTACCTCCTGGACGAGCCGACGACCGGTCTGCACCCGTCCGACGTCCGTCGCCTGCTCGCGCAGTTGAACGCGCTCGTCGACTCCGGTGACACCGTCGTCGTGGTCGAGCACGAGATGGACGTCGTCGCCGCGGCGGACTGGGTCATCGACCTCGGGCCGTCCGGAGGTGACGCGGGCGGACGGATCGTCTCCGCCGGCACACCGGACACCCTCGCCGCGGACCCGGCCAGTCGGACGGCGCCGTACCTCGCGAAACGGTTGGCGCTCCTCGGCGAGGCACCGTCGCCCGAGGACACCTCGGCAGGATGA
- a CDS encoding BLUF domain-containing protein, translating into MTQPEPALLSVTYVSTSSTPLTRPTLDALLRQSRENNERSGLTGMLAVKADDFFQVIEGPPVVVQHVLKKLWADARHRDMRILLEEEIPYRRFPDWTMRSERLADYPDGPIPGVDEPGDDREEVAAKHHRIRGVVRWFQQRAARAGSERDTSSASS; encoded by the coding sequence ATGACGCAGCCCGAACCCGCGTTGCTCTCCGTGACATACGTGAGCACCTCGTCCACCCCGCTGACCCGTCCCACCCTGGACGCGCTGCTCCGACAGTCGCGGGAGAACAACGAGCGCTCGGGCCTGACCGGGATGCTCGCCGTCAAGGCTGACGACTTCTTCCAGGTCATCGAGGGCCCTCCGGTGGTCGTCCAGCACGTGCTGAAGAAGCTGTGGGCGGACGCCAGACACCGCGACATGCGGATCCTGCTCGAAGAGGAGATCCCCTACCGCCGCTTCCCTGACTGGACGATGCGGTCCGAACGCCTCGCCGACTACCCCGACGGACCGATCCCCGGGGTCGACGAGCCCGGTGACGACCGCGAGGAGGTCGCCGCCAAACACCACCGCATCCGGGGCGTCGTCCGCTGGTTCCAACAGCGGGCCGCCCGCGCGGGCTCCGAACGCGACACCTCGTCGGCGTCGTCCTAG
- a CDS encoding MoaD/ThiS family protein has translation MAETTTQQVLVRYFAAAEEAAGVPEESLPAVATVGQLKTVLSERYGDAMVRVLASGSFLVDGVVSRDDERPLGARVDVLPPFAGG, from the coding sequence GTGGCTGAGACGACGACCCAGCAGGTGCTCGTCCGCTACTTCGCCGCGGCCGAGGAGGCCGCCGGTGTGCCGGAGGAGTCCCTCCCCGCGGTGGCGACGGTGGGCCAGCTGAAGACGGTGCTGTCGGAGCGCTACGGCGACGCGATGGTGCGGGTGCTCGCCTCAGGGTCGTTCCTCGTGGACGGGGTCGTCAGCCGCGACGACGAACGTCCGCTCGGTGCACGCGTGGACGTCCTGCCGCCGTTCGCCGGCGGCTAA
- the moaA gene encoding GTP 3',8-cyclase MoaA: MTAVGLGIPRIGSPLRRIPDAAGRPDVDGLIDRFGRVARDLRVSITEKCSLRCTYCMPEQGLPAIAREDLLTPTEIGRLVEIAVRDLGVHDIRFTGGEPLMRPDLAEIISRSSAVAGDASISMTTNGIGLDKRVDELVAAGLTRVNISLDTVDRDHFARLTRRDRLPAVLAGIEAAKRAGLTPLKINAVLMRDTLDGAVALLSWAIENGCRLRFIEQMPLDADEQWVRENMVDAAELLDVLGSRFTLTAPHREDPSAPAEEWLVDGGPATVGIIASVTRSFCDDCDRTRLTAEGTIRSCLFGDDETDLRGMLRSGVEDVEIADRWRAAMWHKQAGHRIASADFVRPERSMGAIGG, from the coding sequence ATGACCGCAGTCGGGCTCGGAATCCCTCGTATCGGGTCGCCACTCAGGCGCATCCCGGACGCTGCCGGACGCCCCGACGTCGACGGCCTCATCGACCGCTTCGGACGCGTCGCCCGCGACCTCCGGGTGTCGATCACCGAGAAGTGCTCCCTGCGGTGCACCTACTGCATGCCGGAGCAGGGGCTCCCGGCGATCGCCCGCGAGGACCTCCTCACGCCGACGGAGATCGGTCGCCTCGTCGAGATCGCCGTCCGCGACCTCGGGGTGCACGACATCCGCTTCACCGGTGGCGAGCCGCTCATGCGCCCCGACCTCGCCGAGATCATCTCCCGCAGTTCCGCCGTCGCCGGCGACGCGTCGATCTCCATGACCACGAACGGCATCGGCCTCGACAAGCGGGTCGACGAACTCGTCGCCGCCGGGCTCACCCGCGTGAACATCTCGCTCGACACCGTCGACCGTGACCACTTCGCGCGGCTCACCCGTCGCGACCGTCTCCCGGCGGTACTCGCCGGGATCGAGGCCGCCAAGCGGGCCGGGTTGACGCCGCTGAAGATCAACGCGGTCCTCATGCGCGACACCCTCGACGGTGCGGTCGCCCTGCTGTCCTGGGCCATCGAGAACGGGTGCCGCCTCCGGTTCATCGAGCAGATGCCGCTCGACGCCGACGAGCAATGGGTGCGCGAGAACATGGTCGACGCGGCCGAGCTGCTCGACGTGCTCGGCTCGCGCTTCACGCTGACGGCCCCGCACCGCGAGGACCCGTCGGCTCCGGCCGAGGAGTGGCTCGTCGACGGCGGCCCGGCGACGGTGGGCATCATCGCCTCGGTCACGCGCTCGTTCTGCGACGACTGCGACCGCACGCGGCTCACCGCAGAGGGCACGATCCGGTCGTGCCTGTTCGGCGACGACGAGACCGACCTCCGCGGCATGCTGCGCTCGGGCGTCGAGGACGTCGAGATCGCCGACCGCTGGCGCGCCGCCATGTGGCACAAGCAGGCCGGACACCGCATCGCGTCGGCCGACTTCGTCCGCCCGGAGCGGAGCATGGGGGCGATCGGTGGCTGA
- a CDS encoding molybdopterin-dependent oxidoreductase: MEPRRRTLLAGASGIVAAVATLGSAEAVAAFVAPASSPLLAVGSLVIDLVPGWVKDLVIALFGTNDKLVLLIVLGVLVAALAVGIGVLEERRPVVGCLALALVGGVAVVAAITRADAGLDWAFPSIVGTAVGILILRLLVARLRTWDDATLTDAARPVVGASRAELPRRSFLVLLGGTAVGALVVGVGARVASAGAVAVETIRKALKLPKAAVAAPPVPAGAELGIDGLTPVVSANDSFYRIDTALQVPNVDPSTWSLKITGMVEQEIEIDFAELLALPLQESIITLTCVSNPVGGDLIGNALWLGHPIRELLARAKPLAGADMVLSRSIDGFTAGTPLEVLQDVNRDSLLAVGMNGEPLPLQHGFPVRMVVPGLYGYVSATKWVVELEVTRYADARAYWTDRGWSERGPIKTESRIDVPRNGGRVAAGTVAVAGVAWAPHTGVERVQVRIDDGDWVDTTLASAISDDTWVQWVLEWDAPAGDHTIAVRATDASGKTQSETPVDVVPNGAEGWHTITVGVD, translated from the coding sequence ATGGAGCCTCGCCGTCGTACCCTGCTCGCCGGCGCGTCCGGCATCGTCGCAGCCGTCGCCACCCTCGGGTCGGCCGAGGCCGTCGCAGCGTTCGTCGCACCGGCGAGTTCGCCGCTCCTCGCGGTCGGCTCCCTCGTCATCGACCTCGTGCCCGGCTGGGTGAAGGACCTCGTCATCGCCCTGTTCGGCACGAACGACAAGCTCGTGCTGCTCATCGTGCTCGGTGTCCTGGTCGCGGCACTCGCGGTCGGCATCGGTGTCCTCGAGGAGCGCCGCCCGGTCGTCGGCTGCCTCGCACTCGCGCTGGTCGGCGGGGTCGCGGTCGTCGCGGCGATCACCCGGGCCGACGCCGGGCTCGACTGGGCGTTCCCGAGCATCGTCGGCACGGCGGTCGGCATCCTGATCCTGCGCCTCCTCGTGGCGCGCCTCCGCACCTGGGACGACGCGACCCTCACCGACGCCGCCCGCCCGGTCGTGGGCGCCTCCCGCGCAGAACTCCCCCGACGTTCGTTCCTCGTGCTCCTCGGCGGCACGGCCGTGGGCGCTCTCGTCGTGGGGGTCGGTGCCCGTGTGGCGTCGGCCGGAGCCGTCGCCGTGGAGACCATCCGGAAGGCCCTGAAGCTCCCGAAGGCCGCCGTCGCCGCACCGCCGGTCCCGGCCGGAGCGGAACTCGGCATCGACGGGCTCACCCCAGTCGTGTCGGCCAACGACTCCTTCTACCGGATCGACACCGCCCTGCAGGTGCCGAACGTCGACCCCTCGACGTGGAGCCTCAAGATCACCGGCATGGTCGAGCAGGAGATCGAGATCGACTTCGCCGAGCTGCTGGCCCTCCCCCTGCAGGAGTCGATCATCACCCTGACCTGCGTCTCCAACCCCGTCGGCGGCGACCTCATCGGGAACGCCCTGTGGCTCGGCCACCCCATCCGCGAGCTGCTCGCGCGCGCCAAACCGCTGGCCGGTGCCGACATGGTCCTGTCCCGGAGCATCGACGGTTTCACCGCCGGGACCCCGCTCGAGGTGTTGCAGGATGTGAACCGCGACAGCCTCCTCGCCGTCGGGATGAACGGCGAACCGCTGCCCCTGCAGCACGGCTTCCCCGTGCGCATGGTCGTCCCCGGCCTCTACGGCTACGTCTCCGCCACGAAGTGGGTCGTCGAGCTCGAGGTCACCCGCTACGCCGACGCCCGCGCCTACTGGACCGACCGCGGCTGGTCCGAGCGTGGGCCCATCAAGACGGAGTCGCGCATCGACGTCCCCCGCAACGGCGGGCGGGTCGCGGCCGGCACCGTCGCCGTCGCGGGCGTCGCGTGGGCACCGCACACCGGCGTCGAACGCGTCCAGGTGCGGATCGACGACGGCGACTGGGTCGACACGACCCTCGCGTCGGCCATCTCCGACGACACCTGGGTGCAGTGGGTGCTCGAGTGGGACGCCCCGGCCGGCGACCACACCATCGCCGTGCGGGCCACCGACGCGAGCGGGAAGACCCAGAGCGAGACCCCTGTCGACGTGGTCCCGAACGGAGCCGAAGGCTGGCACACCATCACGGTGGGCGTGGACTGA
- a CDS encoding ABC transporter ATP-binding protein: protein MALLALALRHAKPYAAWVVAVFVLQLVSTIAALYLPSLNAQIIDQGVSRGDTDFIWSTGMTMLIVCLVQVAAAIGGVYFGARTAMAIGRDLRREFYRKVDSLGALEISGFGSATLITRGTNDVQQVQMLVLMTLNFMVSAPIMCVGGIIMALREDAGLSWLVWVSVPVLFIIVGFLVYLLMPLFRQMQDRIDGINSVLREQIIGIRVVRAFVREPFESERYNRANESLTRVSVKVGNIFVLMFPVIMMVLHLATAAVLWFGGHRVDAGQMQVGSLTAFLQYLLQILTSVMMGVFMVMMIPRAVVCAERIQSVLDTEPSLAVPTSTDIRVPSVGRVEFTGVTFGYPGAERPVLSNITFTAEPGKTTAIVGSTGSGKTTLLSLIPRLYDPQQGHVTIDGVPVSQLTRQQIAGVVGIVPQKPYLFSGTIASNLRFGRPDATDEELWSALDVAQAEDFVRAKPKMLNDGVAQGGTNVSGGQRQRLCIARALVAKPRVYLFDDSFSALDVSTDARLRAALGESTADATVIIVAQRIATIREADHIIVMDDGGIVGRGTHDDLIESNETYREIVQSQLAVEGVA, encoded by the coding sequence ATGGCCCTCCTCGCCCTCGCGCTCCGACACGCCAAGCCGTACGCGGCGTGGGTCGTCGCGGTCTTCGTGCTGCAGCTCGTCTCCACGATCGCGGCCCTCTACCTCCCCAGCCTGAACGCCCAGATCATCGATCAGGGCGTCTCGCGGGGCGACACCGACTTCATCTGGTCCACGGGCATGACGATGTTGATCGTCTGCCTGGTCCAGGTGGCCGCGGCCATCGGCGGCGTCTACTTCGGCGCACGCACCGCGATGGCGATCGGCCGCGACCTGCGCCGCGAGTTCTACCGCAAGGTCGACTCGCTCGGCGCGCTCGAAATCAGCGGCTTCGGCAGCGCGACGCTCATCACCCGCGGCACGAACGACGTGCAGCAGGTGCAGATGCTCGTGCTCATGACCCTCAACTTCATGGTGTCCGCGCCGATCATGTGCGTCGGTGGCATCATCATGGCCCTCCGCGAGGACGCCGGGCTCTCCTGGCTCGTGTGGGTGTCGGTACCCGTACTGTTCATCATCGTCGGGTTCCTCGTCTACCTGCTCATGCCCCTGTTCCGGCAGATGCAGGACCGCATCGACGGCATCAACAGCGTGCTGCGCGAGCAGATCATCGGCATCCGCGTCGTCCGCGCCTTCGTCCGCGAGCCGTTCGAGTCGGAGCGCTACAACCGGGCCAACGAGTCCCTCACCCGGGTGTCCGTCAAGGTCGGCAACATCTTCGTGCTCATGTTCCCCGTCATCATGATGGTCCTGCACCTCGCCACCGCGGCCGTGCTGTGGTTCGGCGGCCACCGGGTGGACGCCGGGCAGATGCAGGTCGGCTCGCTCACCGCCTTCCTCCAGTACCTGCTCCAGATCCTCACCTCGGTGATGATGGGCGTCTTCATGGTGATGATGATCCCGCGCGCCGTCGTCTGCGCCGAGCGCATCCAGAGCGTCCTCGACACCGAGCCGAGCCTCGCCGTCCCGACGAGCACCGACATCCGCGTGCCGTCCGTCGGTCGCGTCGAGTTCACCGGCGTCACCTTCGGGTACCCGGGGGCCGAGCGTCCCGTGCTGTCGAACATCACGTTCACGGCGGAACCCGGCAAGACCACCGCGATCGTCGGCTCCACCGGTTCCGGCAAGACGACGCTGCTGTCACTCATCCCCCGCCTCTACGACCCGCAGCAGGGACACGTCACGATCGACGGCGTGCCCGTCTCGCAGCTCACCCGGCAGCAGATCGCCGGCGTGGTCGGCATCGTCCCGCAGAAGCCCTACCTCTTCTCGGGCACGATCGCGTCGAACCTCCGCTTCGGCCGCCCCGACGCCACCGACGAAGAGCTGTGGAGCGCACTCGACGTCGCCCAGGCCGAGGACTTCGTCCGCGCGAAGCCGAAGATGCTGAACGACGGCGTCGCGCAGGGCGGCACGAACGTGTCCGGAGGGCAACGACAGCGCCTCTGCATCGCTCGCGCGCTCGTCGCGAAGCCCCGCGTGTACCTGTTCGACGACTCCTTCTCGGCCCTCGACGTCTCGACCGACGCCCGCCTCCGCGCGGCCCTCGGGGAGAGCACCGCCGACGCGACGGTCATCATCGTCGCCCAGCGGATCGCCACGATCCGCGAGGCCGACCACATCATCGTCATGGACGACGGCGGCATCGTCGGCCGCGGCACCCACGACGACCTCATCGAATCCAACGAGACGTATCGCGAGATCGTCCAATCGCAGCTCGCTGTGGAAGGGGTGGCGTGA
- a CDS encoding ABC transporter ATP-binding protein, protein MARSPRDKRSSGASKDAAQAPELNAVEEEALSPEFTPSEADGDMFGGTPSKKAEQFWPSAKRLVGLLAPEKLKMSLVVGLVVLSVVLTVIAPKILGLAMDAIFNGVIGSQLPTGVPLDQIVDEARASGNDQYADMLVKSDITPGQGIDFTLLGRLIIIVLAMYVIASILNWAQGYVLNGLVMRVVYNLRQDIERKLNRLPLSYFDTRQRGDLMSRVTNDVDNIQTALQQAFSQLVQSALTVLGITAMMFIVSWQLALIALIALPLSALIAGVIGSRSQKLFTAQWKNTGSLNGHIEESFSGLELVRVFGRDKEMLAEFDERNEKLFTAAFGAQFVSGMIMPAMTFVSYLSYVLIAVVGGLRVASGQMTLGDATAFIQYSREFSQPLGQIAGMANQLQSGVASAERTFELLDAEEQDPETATAHLPEHTDGHVEFDGVSFSYDAEKPLIEDLSFSAQPGQTVAIVGPTGAGKTTLVNLVMRFYELTGGRILLDGVDVTALTRAELRSQVGMVLQDAWLFEGTIRENIRYGRLDASDEEVVEAAEATMVDRFVRQLPDGYDTVLDADGGSVSAGERQLITIARAFIAKPKLLILDEATSSVDTRTELLVQHAMAALRSDRTSFVIAHRLSTIRDADTILVMENGRIVEQGSHAQLLEVDGAYAELYRTQFRGGEQAAATDGAVPTGGPDASHAPRS, encoded by the coding sequence ATGGCCCGTTCACCACGAGACAAGCGCTCATCCGGAGCATCGAAGGACGCCGCTCAGGCTCCCGAGCTGAACGCCGTCGAGGAGGAGGCCCTCTCGCCGGAGTTCACGCCGAGCGAGGCCGACGGCGACATGTTCGGCGGCACCCCCTCCAAGAAGGCCGAGCAGTTCTGGCCGTCCGCGAAGCGGCTCGTCGGGCTGCTCGCCCCCGAGAAGCTGAAGATGAGCCTCGTCGTGGGGCTCGTCGTCCTGTCGGTCGTCCTCACCGTCATCGCACCGAAGATCCTCGGGCTCGCGATGGACGCGATCTTCAACGGTGTCATCGGCTCGCAGTTGCCGACGGGTGTGCCGCTCGACCAGATCGTCGACGAAGCGCGGGCGTCCGGCAACGACCAGTACGCCGACATGCTCGTGAAGTCCGACATCACGCCCGGTCAGGGCATCGACTTCACCCTGCTCGGCCGGCTCATCATCATCGTGCTCGCGATGTACGTGATCGCCTCGATCCTCAACTGGGCGCAGGGGTACGTCCTCAACGGCCTCGTCATGCGGGTCGTCTACAACCTCCGCCAGGACATCGAGCGGAAGCTCAACCGCCTCCCGCTCAGCTACTTCGACACCCGCCAGCGCGGCGACCTCATGTCTCGCGTCACAAACGACGTCGACAACATCCAGACCGCGCTCCAGCAGGCGTTCTCGCAGCTCGTCCAGTCTGCGCTCACCGTCCTCGGCATCACGGCGATGATGTTCATCGTGTCGTGGCAGCTCGCCCTCATCGCACTCATCGCCCTGCCACTGTCGGCGCTGATCGCCGGGGTCATCGGCTCCCGCTCGCAGAAGCTGTTCACCGCGCAGTGGAAGAACACCGGTTCGCTCAACGGGCACATCGAGGAGTCGTTCTCCGGCCTCGAGCTGGTGCGCGTGTTCGGTCGCGACAAGGAGATGCTCGCCGAGTTCGACGAGCGCAACGAGAAGCTCTTCACCGCAGCGTTCGGTGCGCAGTTCGTCTCCGGGATGATCATGCCCGCGATGACCTTCGTCTCCTACCTGTCGTACGTGCTCATCGCCGTGGTCGGCGGGCTGCGCGTCGCCTCCGGGCAGATGACGCTCGGCGACGCGACCGCGTTCATCCAGTACTCGCGCGAGTTCTCGCAGCCGCTCGGCCAGATCGCCGGCATGGCGAACCAGCTGCAGTCGGGTGTCGCCTCCGCCGAGCGCACCTTCGAGCTGCTCGACGCCGAGGAACAGGACCCGGAGACGGCGACGGCACACCTGCCCGAGCACACCGACGGCCACGTCGAGTTCGACGGGGTCTCCTTCAGCTACGACGCCGAGAAGCCCCTCATCGAGGACCTCTCCTTCTCCGCGCAGCCGGGTCAGACGGTCGCGATCGTCGGCCCGACCGGCGCCGGCAAGACGACCCTTGTCAACCTGGTGATGCGGTTCTACGAGCTGACCGGCGGGCGCATCCTGCTCGACGGCGTCGACGTCACGGCACTGACGCGTGCCGAGCTGCGGTCGCAGGTCGGCATGGTCCTGCAGGACGCCTGGCTGTTCGAGGGAACCATCCGCGAGAACATCCGGTACGGCCGACTCGATGCGAGTGACGAGGAGGTCGTCGAAGCTGCTGAGGCGACGATGGTCGACCGCTTCGTACGGCAGCTGCCCGACGGATACGACACCGTCCTCGACGCCGACGGCGGCAGCGTGTCGGCCGGTGAGCGACAGCTCATCACGATCGCCCGTGCCTTCATCGCGAAGCCGAAGCTCCTCATCCTCGACGAGGCGACCTCGTCCGTCGACACCCGCACGGAGCTCCTCGTGCAGCACGCCATGGCGGCGCTGCGGAGCGACCGGACGTCGTTCGTGATCGCCCACCGGCTCTCGACGATCCGCGACGCCGACACGATCCTCGTGATGGAGAACGGCCGCATCGTCGAGCAGGGCTCGCATGCGCAGCTGCTCGAGGTCGACGGCGCGTACGCGGAGCTCTACCGCACGCAGTTCCGTGGTGGCGAGCAGGCGGCGGCGACCGACGGGGCCGTGCCCACGGGCGGACCCGACGCGTCGCACGCACCGCGCAGCTGA